A genome region from Thermococcus onnurineus NA1 includes the following:
- a CDS encoding class I SAM-dependent methyltransferase, whose amino-acid sequence MSEITEEQIGLAVEMIRKGLDERKIRAKLGENWEEIVEIARARIRAKDKFSRDDLWMDLEGLRYATHEVVAKYRAERLAEFGVKSIADVSCGIGIQLIFYAMKVEKAYGVDIDPKKIEFARKNAEKYGVRNIEFINADSLAPETIERIDAEVIFSDPARPPEMPERRLEDLLPSPLAIYESYKHKTDSFIFDLPPQIRREKVPWKGEFEYIDLFGHLNRLTFYTEPLAKAERSAVVLPKGVRLESNPNLEDIVTWTEEPKQYLYEIPQAVDYADLLNELFHSVNGELKMLLREKRRVLATSDERVESDYFKRSYTVVGVTKFHPLRINDFLRRAGFGRATLRISIPENEYWRFRKRIEANLKGDRRAFIFQFKDRAIIAEAL is encoded by the coding sequence ATGAGCGAGATAACCGAGGAACAGATAGGCCTCGCCGTCGAGATGATCAGGAAGGGCCTGGACGAGAGAAAGATTCGCGCCAAGCTTGGCGAGAACTGGGAGGAAATAGTCGAGATAGCCCGCGCGAGGATAAGGGCCAAAGACAAGTTCTCGCGTGACGACCTCTGGATGGATCTGGAAGGCCTCCGCTACGCCACCCATGAAGTTGTTGCAAAATACCGCGCCGAGAGGCTGGCAGAGTTTGGAGTTAAAAGCATAGCCGACGTTTCGTGCGGAATAGGCATACAGCTCATCTTCTACGCGATGAAGGTAGAGAAGGCCTACGGAGTTGATATAGACCCCAAGAAGATAGAGTTCGCGAGGAAAAACGCCGAGAAGTACGGCGTTAGAAACATCGAGTTCATAAACGCCGATTCCCTCGCACCCGAAACGATAGAACGCATCGATGCCGAGGTGATCTTCTCTGACCCAGCCCGTCCTCCGGAGATGCCGGAGAGAAGGCTCGAGGATTTACTTCCAAGTCCCCTGGCGATTTATGAATCATACAAGCACAAAACCGATTCCTTCATCTTCGACCTTCCGCCGCAGATAAGGCGCGAAAAGGTTCCCTGGAAGGGCGAGTTCGAGTACATCGACCTGTTCGGCCACCTGAACAGGCTGACCTTCTACACGGAGCCCCTGGCAAAGGCAGAGCGGAGCGCGGTGGTTCTGCCAAAAGGGGTTCGCCTTGAGAGCAATCCCAATCTCGAGGACATCGTAACCTGGACTGAGGAGCCTAAGCAGTACCTCTATGAGATTCCGCAGGCGGTAGACTACGCCGATTTGCTGAACGAACTATTTCATAGCGTCAATGGCGAGCTGAAGATGCTCCTCCGCGAGAAGAGGCGCGTTCTGGCGACGAGCGACGAGAGAGTTGAGAGCGACTACTTCAAGCGCTCCTACACCGTCGTTGGAGTCACAAAATTCCACCCGCTCAGAATCAACGATTTCCTCAGGAGAGCAGGCTTTGGAAGGGCCACGCTGAGGATAAGCATCCCTGAGAACGAGTACTGGCGGTTCAGGAAGCGCATCGAGGCAAACCTGAAGGGTGACAGAAGGGCCTTTATCTTCCAGTTCAAGGACAGGGCGATAATAGCCGAGGCCCTATAA
- a CDS encoding PCNA-inhibitor: MDRKLDEFIANAAPKVSGSDTPRKKKKRLKSTSLESFLPEEHVVYFKKLRIGSKKIRNAKIEEL, translated from the coding sequence ATGGACAGGAAGCTTGACGAGTTCATAGCCAACGCCGCGCCGAAGGTTTCCGGAAGCGATACCCCCCGCAAAAAGAAAAAGCGCCTAAAATCCACAAGCCTGGAATCTTTTCTGCCTGAAGAACATGTGGTTTACTTCAAAAAGCTCCGGATAGGTTCGAAGAAGATAAGGAACGCAAAGATAGAGGAGTTATAG
- the glmS gene encoding glutamine--fructose-6-phosphate transaminase (isomerizing) — translation MCGIIGYIGERSACQVIVKGLKRLEYRGYDSVGIVTEENGKLHIKKGAGRIDELAEKLGLLEMPGKRGIGHTRWATHGVPNDVNAHPQTDCSGKIALVHNGIIENYGEIKEELLAKGHRFESDTDTEVIAHLIEEELKSSESFEEAMRKALLKLKGSFALGIIYTEEPDRLYFVRNESPLVLGIGEGENFAASDVPAFLEYTNRAVFLDDGEYAVITKDSHVVKKLSTGEVIDKPVYEVEWTLEMAEKAGYPHFMLKEIYEQPRAIRDAIHGNAGVIEDVAKEIAKYDKIFFVAMGTSYHAALVGKYLLQRLAKKVPIVEEASEFRYEMEDLIDENTLVIAITQSGETADTLAAMKLAKARGAKVLAIVNVVGSMATRIADLTLYTHAGPEIGVAATKTYTTQLTVLTMLATALARVLGTASEEYLNELESKLKEVPELVEKVLKHDGALRELAEELKEKRDFFYIGRSIGVPTALEGALKLKEISYIHAEGLSAGELKHGPLALLENGVPVVAIAPSGKTFDKMVSNIEESKARGAYIIALGDNESLKRVSDVLIEMPPMDELLTPIVYVVPLQILAYHLAVLRGNDPDKPRNLAKSVTVE, via the coding sequence ATGTGCGGCATAATCGGATACATAGGCGAAAGATCTGCCTGTCAGGTTATTGTTAAGGGGCTCAAACGCCTCGAATACAGAGGTTACGATTCTGTTGGGATAGTCACCGAGGAAAACGGTAAGCTTCACATTAAGAAAGGTGCCGGGAGGATAGACGAGCTCGCTGAAAAGCTCGGCCTTCTTGAGATGCCCGGAAAAAGGGGCATAGGCCACACCCGCTGGGCGACTCATGGTGTTCCGAACGACGTTAACGCTCATCCACAGACCGACTGCTCGGGCAAAATCGCCCTCGTCCACAACGGCATAATCGAGAACTACGGCGAGATAAAAGAGGAGCTCTTGGCAAAGGGGCACCGCTTTGAGAGCGACACCGACACCGAGGTCATCGCTCACCTCATCGAAGAGGAGCTTAAGTCGAGCGAGAGCTTTGAAGAAGCCATGAGAAAAGCCCTGCTCAAGCTCAAGGGCTCTTTCGCTCTGGGGATAATCTACACGGAAGAGCCGGACAGGCTCTACTTCGTGAGGAACGAGAGCCCGCTCGTTTTGGGCATAGGTGAGGGAGAGAACTTCGCAGCAAGCGACGTGCCTGCGTTTTTGGAGTACACCAACAGGGCCGTTTTCCTTGACGATGGGGAATACGCAGTGATAACGAAGGACTCCCACGTCGTTAAAAAGCTCTCGACCGGTGAAGTCATTGACAAGCCAGTCTACGAGGTAGAGTGGACGCTCGAGATGGCCGAGAAGGCCGGTTATCCACACTTCATGCTCAAGGAGATATACGAACAGCCGAGGGCGATAAGGGATGCAATCCACGGCAACGCTGGAGTTATAGAGGATGTCGCCAAGGAGATAGCGAAGTACGATAAAATCTTCTTCGTTGCAATGGGAACCTCTTACCATGCCGCTCTGGTCGGGAAATACCTCCTCCAGCGCCTGGCGAAGAAGGTTCCAATCGTTGAAGAGGCCAGCGAATTCCGCTATGAAATGGAAGACCTGATAGACGAGAACACCCTGGTCATAGCCATCACCCAGAGCGGCGAGACTGCAGACACTTTAGCGGCAATGAAGCTGGCAAAAGCTAGGGGCGCAAAAGTCCTTGCCATAGTCAACGTTGTCGGCAGCATGGCAACCAGAATAGCGGATTTAACCCTCTACACCCACGCGGGGCCGGAGATAGGCGTAGCCGCGACGAAAACCTACACCACCCAGCTTACCGTTCTTACCATGCTCGCCACAGCCCTCGCAAGGGTTCTTGGAACCGCCAGCGAGGAATACCTGAACGAGCTTGAGAGCAAGCTGAAAGAAGTTCCAGAACTGGTTGAGAAAGTTCTCAAGCACGACGGCGCACTCAGGGAGCTCGCCGAAGAACTTAAGGAAAAGAGGGACTTCTTCTACATCGGAAGGAGCATAGGCGTCCCCACCGCCCTGGAAGGAGCTCTCAAGCTCAAGGAGATAAGCTACATCCATGCCGAGGGACTGAGCGCGGGTGAGCTGAAGCACGGCCCGCTGGCACTGCTTGAGAACGGGGTCCCAGTGGTTGCAATCGCCCCCAGTGGAAAGACCTTTGACAAGATGGTGTCAAACATAGAGGAATCGAAGGCGAGGGGCGCATACATAATAGCCCTAGGCGATAATGAGAGTCTTAAGAGAGTCTCGGACGTTCTCATAGAGATGCCTCCAATGGACGAGCTGCTTACCCCCATAGTTTACGTCGTCCCGCTCCAGATCCTTGCATATCATCTCGCCGTCCTCAGGGGCAACGACCCCGACAAGCCGAGGAATTTGGCCAAGTCAGTTACCGTTGAATGA
- a CDS encoding STT3 domain-containing protein: MVKTDVKEKRKKKEEKSSLPEYYQKFKAYGLPLIVLLLAYIGFKIRAVTSNYKTFLDPDTFYHYELYKLAIQEWLPKYFPLANPPTGLKISESLGLYAVQAFFYKLVSPLGYDVMDAFKLWPPFVGAMTIIAVYLLGRKLHSNWAGVWAAAFMMFSYANFSKTYSGNNRGEGPFMMFFLYAVLLLIMYLDEKEWNWKKILSGVLFLITSVLYMGVWLGSQFGVGILLLFAAAHTIILFVFGKIEELKRFVKEFYPIYALSLLIGIALYPTGFVRIRGFLIFSLQAFIGLSVLVAIMLYGERVGLSYSDRKHRFGTVLAIGLVGFLGAYLYLGPDLLKYMGAAYQSNPLYQTVAELAKTNWKTIAGYYSVKTKDGIIFLLSLAGFIIVLVRFIRKLLKSDLTGYKEVFLVTYYIGSVYLLLMAVRFVFQASGAILLLAGVAIGEVFLFVENMKDSISTKALYAMLLILLFLPLPIIGAQYMNNVAINTSKAQGSVPADWVNTLTWLRENSHPLDSATSWWDYGYWIESSLLSNRRSATDGGHAYDRRYIVADFFAHYGNESEQDFEAWELNYMIVWQQDIYKFNAISYLGGAITYGEYKNNPMFQLIYPQYIQYVNESGKTVVYINTGQYAYQPVMTIDLTKGQVIQGRGDIPYVLYVFQGYGLLAYQSIAFSNFVRLAFHIPYSFEPWDAQMLFANFKPVYTNGGVSTYEFRPFAVYRIDKYENGTWKAFYSTTAGGKLPLGEQKLRLWISAFGRDVKDATLVFEAYNGTELIKREVLAENLNINHLNETPVEVSLMIPNATKYRFVLIQDGPVGVLNGEPKVDGKIVNPSYILDEGQSGQLELIAAFRQEYTVDLYLRASIVYYIAPNGKDINKPNFRLEPHMDIITYVPVKEGISVKEGNNTIVAQASMPENVFESYIQELYKKYGEDKVVIVKKRIEPVFITKKEYVIWEG; this comes from the coding sequence ATGGTGAAAACCGACGTTAAGGAAAAACGAAAGAAAAAGGAGGAGAAATCCTCCCTTCCCGAGTACTATCAGAAGTTCAAGGCCTACGGGCTTCCGCTGATAGTCCTCCTACTGGCGTACATCGGTTTCAAGATAAGGGCCGTTACGTCCAACTACAAGACCTTCCTCGATCCGGACACCTTCTACCACTACGAGCTCTACAAGCTGGCCATCCAGGAGTGGCTCCCCAAGTACTTCCCACTGGCCAATCCTCCCACTGGGCTCAAGATAAGCGAATCTCTCGGCCTCTACGCGGTGCAGGCCTTCTTCTACAAGCTGGTTAGTCCGCTCGGCTACGACGTCATGGATGCCTTCAAGCTCTGGCCACCGTTCGTTGGAGCAATGACCATCATAGCGGTCTATCTCCTCGGAAGAAAGCTCCACTCCAACTGGGCGGGCGTCTGGGCGGCGGCGTTCATGATGTTCTCCTACGCCAACTTCAGCAAGACCTACTCGGGCAACAACCGTGGTGAAGGTCCGTTCATGATGTTCTTCCTCTACGCCGTGCTGCTGCTCATAATGTACCTCGACGAAAAAGAGTGGAACTGGAAGAAAATCCTCTCAGGGGTGCTCTTCCTGATAACCAGCGTCCTCTACATGGGCGTCTGGCTCGGAAGCCAGTTCGGTGTCGGAATACTCCTCCTCTTCGCGGCAGCGCACACGATAATCCTCTTCGTATTCGGAAAGATTGAAGAGCTCAAGCGCTTTGTTAAAGAATTTTACCCGATCTACGCGCTGTCACTACTCATCGGAATAGCACTGTACCCGACGGGCTTCGTCAGAATAAGGGGCTTCCTCATATTCTCCCTTCAGGCATTCATCGGGCTTTCCGTGCTCGTTGCAATAATGCTGTATGGTGAGCGGGTCGGGCTTAGCTACTCCGACAGAAAGCACCGCTTTGGAACCGTTCTCGCGATCGGCCTGGTTGGCTTTCTCGGCGCCTACCTCTACCTCGGTCCTGACCTGTTGAAGTACATGGGCGCCGCGTACCAGTCCAACCCGCTCTACCAGACTGTTGCTGAACTTGCAAAGACTAACTGGAAGACAATAGCCGGCTACTACAGTGTCAAGACCAAAGACGGAATTATCTTCCTGCTCTCACTTGCTGGTTTCATCATAGTGCTTGTCAGGTTCATCAGAAAGCTCCTCAAAAGCGACCTCACCGGTTATAAGGAAGTCTTCCTCGTGACCTACTACATTGGCTCGGTTTACCTGCTCCTCATGGCGGTTAGATTCGTGTTCCAGGCCTCGGGCGCTATACTCCTCTTGGCTGGCGTTGCAATTGGAGAGGTGTTCCTGTTTGTTGAAAACATGAAAGATAGCATCAGCACTAAGGCCCTCTACGCGATGCTCCTCATTCTCCTGTTCCTGCCGCTCCCAATCATAGGTGCCCAGTATATGAACAACGTGGCCATCAACACATCAAAGGCCCAGGGCTCAGTCCCGGCCGACTGGGTGAACACACTCACCTGGCTCAGGGAGAACAGCCACCCGCTTGACAGTGCCACCAGCTGGTGGGACTACGGCTACTGGATCGAGTCAAGCCTCCTCAGCAACAGGCGCTCCGCCACCGACGGTGGTCACGCCTACGACAGGCGCTACATAGTTGCGGACTTCTTCGCCCACTACGGCAACGAGAGCGAGCAGGACTTCGAGGCCTGGGAGCTCAACTACATGATAGTCTGGCAGCAGGACATCTACAAGTTCAACGCCATAAGCTACCTTGGTGGAGCAATAACCTATGGCGAGTACAAGAACAACCCGATGTTCCAGCTGATATACCCGCAGTACATTCAGTACGTCAACGAGAGCGGCAAAACCGTCGTCTATATCAACACAGGCCAGTACGCCTATCAGCCGGTGATGACCATTGACCTCACCAAGGGACAGGTCATACAGGGCAGGGGAGACATACCCTACGTTCTCTACGTCTTCCAGGGCTACGGCCTGCTCGCGTACCAGAGCATAGCCTTCAGCAACTTCGTGCGCTTGGCGTTCCACATACCCTACTCATTCGAGCCGTGGGATGCCCAGATGCTCTTCGCCAACTTCAAGCCGGTATACACCAACGGCGGAGTTTCGACCTACGAGTTCAGGCCCTTCGCAGTTTACAGGATTGACAAGTACGAGAACGGCACATGGAAGGCATTCTACAGCACGACCGCCGGCGGTAAGCTTCCACTCGGCGAGCAGAAGCTCAGACTCTGGATTTCAGCATTCGGCAGGGACGTTAAGGACGCGACCCTCGTCTTCGAGGCCTACAACGGAACCGAGCTCATCAAGAGGGAGGTTCTGGCAGAGAACCTCAACATCAACCACCTCAACGAGACCCCCGTTGAGGTCAGCCTGATGATACCGAACGCGACCAAGTACCGCTTCGTCCTCATCCAGGACGGCCCGGTGGGAGTGCTCAACGGCGAGCCGAAGGTCGATGGAAAGATCGTTAACCCAAGCTACATCCTTGATGAGGGCCAGAGCGGCCAGCTTGAGCTCATAGCAGCATTCAGGCAGGAATACACCGTTGACCTCTACCTCAGGGCGAGCATAGTCTACTACATAGCCCCCAACGGCAAGGACATAAACAAGCCGAACTTCCGTCTAGAGCCACACATGGACATCATAACCTACGTCCCCGTCAAGGAGGGTATAAGTGTCAAGGAGGGTAACAACACGATAGTTGCCCAGGCCAGTATGCCCGAAAACGTCTTCGAGAGCTACATCCAGGAGCTCTACAAGAAGTACGGCGAGGACAAGGTTGTCATCGTCAAGAAGAGGATAGAGCCAGTGTTCATTACAAAGAAGGAGTACGTGATTTGGGAGGGTTAA
- a CDS encoding ParB/RepB/Spo0J family partition protein yields the protein MVIPYGGKYYVLDGHHRAFALKKLGFTEVEAILLRPKNGFVPGVVRTVEKGGLKKLEDVKIVRD from the coding sequence GTGGTCATACCATACGGCGGGAAATACTACGTGCTCGATGGCCACCACAGGGCGTTTGCCCTTAAGAAGCTCGGCTTTACCGAGGTCGAGGCCATTCTTCTGAGACCAAAAAACGGCTTTGTTCCTGGCGTTGTAAGAACGGTGGAAAAAGGAGGGCTGAAAAAGCTGGAGGATGTAAAAATAGTGAGGGATTAA
- a CDS encoding class I SAM-dependent methyltransferase, protein MAEYFNRIAGRYDDWYRTKTGQYVDRTEKWLVFSMLQTKSGKALDLGCGTGNYTLELKRRGFDVIGLDASEGMLEIAMAKGLNCIKGDAYSLPFPDESFDLVLSVTMFEFIHEPEKVIAEIHRVLKPGGEVLIGTMNGRSPWFFFKRLKSLFVETAYRYARFYTPRELELLLKNGGFTEVESAGVIFFPSFWPFLDVAERIDKKCHRKCRNLAAFIAVRGVKS, encoded by the coding sequence ATGGCCGAGTACTTCAACAGAATTGCCGGGCGCTACGACGACTGGTACCGGACGAAAACCGGTCAGTACGTAGACAGAACCGAGAAGTGGTTAGTCTTCTCCATGCTCCAAACGAAATCGGGCAAGGCCCTCGATTTAGGCTGCGGCACCGGAAACTACACTCTCGAGCTCAAAAGGCGCGGCTTCGATGTTATCGGCCTCGACGCGAGCGAGGGGATGCTTGAGATAGCCATGGCGAAGGGCCTCAACTGCATCAAAGGCGACGCCTATAGTCTGCCCTTTCCGGACGAGAGCTTTGACCTCGTGCTGAGCGTGACCATGTTTGAGTTTATCCACGAGCCGGAAAAGGTAATCGCCGAGATCCACCGCGTCCTCAAGCCCGGCGGTGAAGTTCTCATCGGCACTATGAACGGGAGGAGCCCGTGGTTCTTCTTCAAGCGCCTAAAGAGCCTCTTCGTCGAGACGGCCTACCGCTATGCCAGGTTCTACACCCCCAGGGAGCTTGAACTTCTCCTGAAGAACGGAGGCTTTACTGAGGTCGAGAGTGCGGGGGTTATCTTTTTTCCCTCCTTCTGGCCCTTCTTAGACGTGGCCGAAAGGATTGACAAAAAATGCCACAGGAAGTGCAGAAACCTCGCCGCCTTCATAGCCGTCAGGGGAGTAAAGTCTTGA
- a CDS encoding MTH1187 family thiamine-binding protein, which yields MAVAELCLFPLGTESPSVGKYLEPVIEVIKASGLKYQVCPMGTVVEGSVEEILELVKACHDAILKAGAKRIVISLKIDDRVDKPLTIESKMGV from the coding sequence ATGGCAGTAGCGGAGCTTTGTCTTTTTCCCCTTGGAACAGAAAGCCCGAGTGTGGGCAAGTACCTCGAACCCGTTATCGAAGTCATAAAGGCGAGTGGCCTAAAGTACCAGGTCTGCCCGATGGGAACTGTGGTTGAAGGTTCCGTAGAGGAAATCCTCGAGCTTGTCAAGGCCTGCCATGATGCTATCCTAAAAGCGGGGGCAAAGCGCATCGTCATAAGCCTCAAGATAGACGACCGCGTTGATAAACCTCTCACCATAGAGAGCAAGATGGGTGTCTGA
- a CDS encoding ubiquitin-like small modifier protein 1 gives MKVKFYATFRELIGRKEIEVHDIKTVGELIDYLAKHYSPEIKRELLESPRVKEAGKAIDGMILVNGHNVLHLKGLDTELKDDDEVHIFPPAGGG, from the coding sequence ATGAAGGTCAAGTTCTATGCGACATTTCGTGAACTCATCGGAAGGAAGGAGATAGAGGTTCACGACATAAAGACTGTTGGGGAGCTTATTGATTATCTAGCCAAACACTATAGTCCAGAAATAAAGAGGGAGCTCCTCGAAAGCCCCCGCGTCAAGGAGGCAGGAAAGGCCATAGACGGAATGATCCTCGTGAACGGCCACAACGTCCTGCACCTTAAAGGCCTCGACACCGAGCTGAAGGACGATGACGAGGTGCACATCTTCCCGCCCGCGGGGGGCGGCTGA
- a CDS encoding adenylate kinase, translated as MNILIFGPPGSGKSTHSRTITERYGLTYISSGDMIRAEIEKGSELGKELKKYLAKGELIPDIVVNTLVISRLRRDRNNFIIDGYPRTAEQVLALENYLYDHGIRIDVAMEIFISKEESVERISGRRICPKCGAVYHLRYRPPKVPGKCDLCGSQLIQREDDRSEIVAKRYDLYVKNMEPIIKFYKKQGIYVRVDGHGSINEVWERIRPLLDYIHNREKKRKENE; from the coding sequence ATGAACATCCTGATCTTCGGACCACCTGGGAGCGGCAAATCAACCCACTCGAGGACGATAACGGAGCGCTATGGGCTGACGTATATCTCCTCAGGGGACATGATACGGGCGGAGATTGAAAAGGGAAGCGAGCTCGGGAAGGAGCTGAAGAAATATCTCGCAAAAGGGGAGCTCATTCCGGACATCGTCGTCAATACCCTTGTGATTTCTCGCTTAAGGCGCGACAGGAACAACTTCATCATCGATGGCTACCCCAGAACGGCAGAGCAGGTTCTCGCGCTTGAGAACTACCTATACGACCACGGCATAAGGATAGACGTGGCGATGGAGATTTTCATCTCTAAGGAGGAAAGTGTTGAGCGCATCTCTGGGAGAAGGATATGTCCCAAGTGCGGTGCCGTTTACCATCTTCGGTACAGACCCCCAAAGGTTCCCGGTAAATGTGACCTATGTGGCTCCCAGCTCATCCAGAGAGAGGACGACAGGTCAGAAATAGTGGCGAAGCGCTATGACCTCTACGTCAAGAACATGGAGCCGATAATCAAGTTCTACAAGAAGCAGGGCATCTACGTTAGGGTTGATGGTCACGGCAGTATAAACGAAGTCTGGGAAAGGATAAGACCACTCCTCGACTACATACACAACCGCGAAAAGAAACGGAAAGAAAACGAGTAA
- a CDS encoding single- stranded DNA-binding family protein: protein MKLSTGFVRASGYAYKVRRVLFAITRGRVEPEEVVRAAAELNQYVFEKLQEMGVNKGDVVRISVPFSIEGGKIKWHYGGLKIEVYKREDEAKLAEAMEEIEERERALEEQIKELEELTLQLREMSEKILEKLEELKQEHTSLRLKAEE, encoded by the coding sequence ATGAAACTGAGCACAGGCTTTGTTCGGGCATCCGGCTACGCATACAAGGTAAGGCGCGTGCTATTTGCAATAACACGCGGGAGGGTGGAGCCAGAAGAAGTCGTTAGGGCCGCAGCGGAGCTCAACCAGTACGTCTTTGAAAAGCTCCAGGAGATGGGGGTGAACAAGGGAGACGTCGTGAGGATAAGCGTCCCATTCAGCATTGAGGGTGGAAAGATAAAGTGGCACTATGGGGGACTCAAAATAGAGGTCTACAAGAGGGAAGACGAAGCAAAGCTGGCCGAAGCTATGGAGGAAATCGAGGAGCGCGAGAGAGCCCTCGAAGAGCAGATAAAGGAGCTCGAGGAGCTCACCCTTCAGCTCAGAGAGATGAGCGAGAAAATACTGGAGAAGCTGGAGGAGCTCAAGCAGGAGCACACATCTCTCAGGCTCAAGGCGGAGGAGTGA
- the trmY gene encoding tRNA (pseudouridine(54)-N(1))-methyltransferase TrmY, which produces MRTFIIKANKAHTKADFKLKDLPGTSGRIDLLCRVLNSAFLLSHGFRKNVRVWLSLYGPPNPPKAIRFEGQGMKPKTLNPDELSTAKLIIKALKVGENLREPSKEIQVLPGIYVSNLTFEDIIRRTLKGATLYYLHEEGRPIERVNFSQNVAFVLGDHEGLTPEDEAFLSGIAEKVSIGRKSYLASHVVAYVNIFLDSITPPP; this is translated from the coding sequence ATGAGAACCTTCATCATCAAGGCGAACAAGGCACATACAAAAGCGGATTTCAAGCTCAAGGATCTTCCCGGGACAAGCGGCAGGATAGACCTCCTTTGCCGCGTGCTTAACTCTGCCTTTCTCCTCTCGCATGGCTTCAGAAAGAACGTCCGCGTGTGGCTGAGCCTCTACGGCCCGCCGAACCCGCCGAAGGCGATAAGGTTTGAGGGGCAGGGGATGAAGCCTAAAACACTCAATCCAGACGAGCTGAGTACGGCGAAGCTGATAATCAAAGCTCTGAAGGTCGGGGAAAATCTCCGCGAGCCGAGCAAAGAGATCCAGGTTCTCCCTGGGATTTATGTGAGCAATCTAACCTTTGAAGACATCATAAGGAGAACCCTGAAAGGTGCGACCCTCTACTACCTCCATGAGGAGGGCAGGCCCATCGAGAGGGTGAACTTCTCCCAGAACGTCGCCTTCGTCCTCGGCGACCATGAAGGATTAACTCCGGAGGATGAGGCCTTCCTTAGTGGGATAGCCGAAAAAGTGAGCATCGGGAGGAAAAGCTACCTTGCCTCCCATGTCGTGGCCTACGTCAACATCTTTCTAGATTCCATCACTCCTCCGCCTTGA